From the Ctenopharyngodon idella isolate HZGC_01 chromosome 3, HZGC01, whole genome shotgun sequence genome, one window contains:
- the LOC127510222 gene encoding gastrula zinc finger protein XlCGF52.1-like: MSDPEPCRMKHTEDTEEQRDLMEESEELSEVEEKHHDKPGEKPLSRSKNKKTFLKKKRAKKSFTCTQCGKSFPYEKHLEIHMRVHTGEKPFTCTQCGKSYMRSSHLNRHMMIHNGEKPFTCDQCGKSFSEKRNLEIHTRIHTGENPFTCNQCGKSFSEKRNLEIHTRIHTGEKPFTCDQCGKKFLRASVLKRHLTVHMKEKPHSCSVCGKSFSHPKKLKEHQKIHTDVREYMCFGCEKTFTTAHCLKQHQIIHTGEKPYKCSHCDKRFNRSGSLKAHEMIHTGEKPFKCSYCNKSFSLSSHLKRHETIHTGEKPYKCSHCDKRFNLSSCLKRHEMIHTGEKPHTCDQCGKSFAFKSYLRLHMRTHAVHKIYHCYLCGENFPQLSSLFTHTKNNHSLKSRTTKKHLEEEDSGNMSDPGPCRRGND, translated from the exons atgagtgatccagaaccctgcagaatgaaacacactgaagatactgaagaacaaagag ACCtgatggaagagagtgaagaactgagtgaagtggaggagaaacatcatgacaaacctggagaaaaacctttgaGTCGCTCAAagaataaaaagacatttttaaagaaaaaaagagctaAGAAATCTTTcacctgcactcagtgtggaaagagtttcccaTATGAGAAACATCTTGagattcacatgagagttcatactggagaaaaaccgttTACATGCACTCAGTGCGGGAAGAGTTACATGCGATCATCACACCTTAACAGGCACATGATGATCCACaacggagagaagccgttcacatgtgatcaatgtggaaagagtttctcaGAAAAACGAAATCTTGAAATTCACACAAGAATTCATACCGGAGAGAATCCGTTCACATGtaatcagtgtggaaagagtttctcaGAAAAACGAAATCTTGAAATTCACacaagaattcatactggagagaagccgttcacatgtgatcagtgtgggaaaaAATTTCTTAGAGCATCAGTCCTGAAGAGACACCTGACAGTTCATATGAAGGAGAAGCCAcattcatgttctgtgtgtggaaagagtttttcacatCCTAAAAAACTGAAAGAACATCAGAAAATTCATACTGATGTGAGAGAGTACATGTGCTTTGGGTGTGAGAAGACTTTTACTACAGCACACTGTTTAAAACAGCACCAGataatccacactggagagaaaccttacaagtgttcacactgtgacaagagattcaatcGGTCAGGAAGCCTGAAAGCACATGAgatgatccacactggagaaaaacctttcaAGTGTTCGTACTGCAACAAGAGCTTCAGTCTGTCATCACATCTGAAAAGACATGAGACAatccacaccggagagaaaccttacaagtgttcccactgtgacaagagatttaATCTGTCATCATGTCTGAAAAGACACGAgatgatccacactggagagaagccacacacatgtgatcagtgtggaaagagttttgctTTTAAAAGCTACCTTAGGCTACACATGAGGACCCATGCAGTGCATAAAATATATCACTGCTATCTATGTGGGGAGAATTTTCCACAGTTATCTTCTTTATTCACTCATACGAAGAACAATCACAGTCTGAAGTCACG AACTACCAAAAAGCATCTGGAAGAAGAGGACAGTGGGAACATGAGTGATCCAGGACCCTGCAGaagag GTAATGATTAA
- the LOC127509947 gene encoding nuclear factor 7, ovary-like isoform X1, with protein MDSPAKYDYICPVCHEIFNVPVILSCSHSFCKDCLKQFWRTKKTQECPVCRRASKHQPPINLALKNLCESFLKERNERHSSEEICSLHSEKLKLFCLEDKQPACVVCFTSQQHDNHKFRPISEVVSSYKEELNTALKSFQEKLQHKENIKREFEKTVHHIMFQAEHTEHHIKQQFEKLHQFLRDEEEATITALREEEEQKKQMMMEKLEEMNRHISALSHTIKDMEEMMKDNDVCFLKKFPVSKERVQSSQPDPQMASGALINVPRYLGNLPFRVWKKMQDIAQNTPVILDPNTAHPDLVLSDDLTSLKLNWNNQPVPDNPERFDWDPCVLGSEGFNSGTHCWDVEVKESSDWSLGVTTASNQRKGRDFYNTDVWSVWFDRYSLSERTGFRVFQQLDCVRVYLDYDRGTVSFSDPVTNTHLHTFTTTFTHTLFPFFCCYTIFTLRILHLNSQ; from the exons ATGGATTCACCAGCtaaatatgattatatttgtCCCGTGTGTCATGAAATCTTCAATGTTCCTGTTATTTTATCATGTAGTCACAGTTTCTGTAAAGACTGTCTTAAGCAGTTCTGGAGAACAAAGAAAACTCAGGAGTGTCCTGTCTGCAGGAGAGCATCAAAACATCAACCTCCAATTAATCTGGCGTTAAAAAACTTGTGTGAGTCGTTCCTGAAGGAGAGAAATGAGAGACATTCATCTGAGGAGATCTGCAGTTTACACAGTGAGAAACTCAAACTCTTCTGTCTGGAGGACAAACAGCCTGCGTGTGTAGTGTGCTTTACTTCACAACAACACGACAATCATAAATTCAGACCCATCAGTGAAGTGGTTTCATCATATAAG GAGGAGCTCAATACAGCACTGAAGTCCTTTCAAGAGAAACTTcaacacaaagaaaacattaaaagagAGTTTGAAAAAACAGTTCATCACATCATG TTTCAAGCTGAGCACACAGAGCATCATATTAAACAGCAGTTTGAGAAGcttcatcagtttctcagagatgaagaagaagctacaatcactgcactgagggaggaagaggagcagaagaagcagatgatgatggagaagctggaggagatgaacagacacatctcagctctttcacacacaatcaAAGACATGGAGGAGATGATGAAAGACAATGACGTCTGCTTTCTGAAG AAGTTTCCAGTCTCAAAGGAAAG AGTCCAGAGCTCACAGCCGGATCCACAGATGGCTTCTGGAGCTTTGATTAATGTGCCACGTTACTTGGGCAACCTGCCGTTCAGAGTCTGGAAGAAGATGCAGGACATCGCCCAAAACA CTCCTGTGATTCTGGATCCAAACACGGCTCATCCAGATCTTGTCCTGTCTGATGATCTGACAAGTTTGAAATTGAACTGGAACAACCAACCTGTTCCTGATAATCCAGAGAGATTCGACTGGGATCCCTGTGTTCTGGGTTCAGAGGGGTTTAACTCAGGAACACACTGCTGGGATGTGGAAGTTAAAGAGAGTTCAGACTGGAGTCTTGGAGTAACTACAGCATCAAACCAGAGGAAGGGACGTGATTTCTATAACACTGATGTCTGGAGCGTGTGGTTTGATCGGTACAGCCTGTCTGAACGGACTGGCTTTCGTGTTTTTCAGCAGCTTGATTGTGTGAGAGTGTATCTGGACTATGACAGAGGAACGGTGTCGTTCTCTGATCCTGTAACTAACACACatctacacacattcacaaccaccttcactcacacactctttcCATTCTTTTGTTGTTACACTATTTTCACTCTTAGGATCTTACATTTGAATAGTCAGTAA
- the LOC127509947 gene encoding zinc-binding protein A33-like isoform X4 translates to MDSPAKYDYICPVCHEIFNVPVILSCSHSFCKDCLKQFWRTKKTQECPVCRRASKHQPPINLALKNLCESFLKERNERHSSEEICSLHSEKLKLFCLEDKQPACVVCFTSQQHDNHKFRPISEVVSSYKFQAEHTEHHIKQQFEKLHQFLRDEEEATITALREEEEQKKQMMMEKLEEMNRHISALSHTIKDMEEMMKDNDVCFLKKFPVSKERVQSSQPDPQMASGALINVPRYLGNLPFRVWKKMQDIAQNTPVILDPNTAHPDLVLSDDLTSLKLNWNNQPVPDNPERFDWDPCVLGSEGFNSGTHCWDVEVKESSDWSLGVTTASNQRKGRDFYNTDVWSVWFDRYSLSERTGFRVFQQLDCVRVYLDYDRGTVSFSDPVTNTHLHTFTTTFTHTLFPFFCCYTIFTLRILHLNSQ, encoded by the exons ATGGATTCACCAGCtaaatatgattatatttgtCCCGTGTGTCATGAAATCTTCAATGTTCCTGTTATTTTATCATGTAGTCACAGTTTCTGTAAAGACTGTCTTAAGCAGTTCTGGAGAACAAAGAAAACTCAGGAGTGTCCTGTCTGCAGGAGAGCATCAAAACATCAACCTCCAATTAATCTGGCGTTAAAAAACTTGTGTGAGTCGTTCCTGAAGGAGAGAAATGAGAGACATTCATCTGAGGAGATCTGCAGTTTACACAGTGAGAAACTCAAACTCTTCTGTCTGGAGGACAAACAGCCTGCGTGTGTAGTGTGCTTTACTTCACAACAACACGACAATCATAAATTCAGACCCATCAGTGAAGTGGTTTCATCATATAAG TTTCAAGCTGAGCACACAGAGCATCATATTAAACAGCAGTTTGAGAAGcttcatcagtttctcagagatgaagaagaagctacaatcactgcactgagggaggaagaggagcagaagaagcagatgatgatggagaagctggaggagatgaacagacacatctcagctctttcacacacaatcaAAGACATGGAGGAGATGATGAAAGACAATGACGTCTGCTTTCTGAAG AAGTTTCCAGTCTCAAAGGAAAG AGTCCAGAGCTCACAGCCGGATCCACAGATGGCTTCTGGAGCTTTGATTAATGTGCCACGTTACTTGGGCAACCTGCCGTTCAGAGTCTGGAAGAAGATGCAGGACATCGCCCAAAACA CTCCTGTGATTCTGGATCCAAACACGGCTCATCCAGATCTTGTCCTGTCTGATGATCTGACAAGTTTGAAATTGAACTGGAACAACCAACCTGTTCCTGATAATCCAGAGAGATTCGACTGGGATCCCTGTGTTCTGGGTTCAGAGGGGTTTAACTCAGGAACACACTGCTGGGATGTGGAAGTTAAAGAGAGTTCAGACTGGAGTCTTGGAGTAACTACAGCATCAAACCAGAGGAAGGGACGTGATTTCTATAACACTGATGTCTGGAGCGTGTGGTTTGATCGGTACAGCCTGTCTGAACGGACTGGCTTTCGTGTTTTTCAGCAGCTTGATTGTGTGAGAGTGTATCTGGACTATGACAGAGGAACGGTGTCGTTCTCTGATCCTGTAACTAACACACatctacacacattcacaaccaccttcactcacacactctttcCATTCTTTTGTTGTTACACTATTTTCACTCTTAGGATCTTACATTTGAATAGTCAGTAA
- the LOC127509947 gene encoding E3 ubiquitin-protein ligase TRIM35-like isoform X3, giving the protein MDSPAKYDYICPVCHEIFNVPVILSCSHSFCKDCLKQFWRTKKTQECPVCRRASKHQPPINLALKNLCESFLKERNERHSSEEICSLHSEKLKLFCLEDKQPACVVCFTSQQHDNHKFRPISEVVSSYKEELNTALKSFQEKLQHKENIKREFEKTVHHIMFQAEHTEHHIKQQFEKLHQFLRDEEEATITALREEEEQKKQMMMEKLEEMNRHISALSHTIKDMEEMMKDNDVCFLKEFPVSMERVQSSQPDPQMASGALINVPRYLGNLPFRVWKKMQDIVQNTPLILDPNTAHPDLVLSDDLTSVRNSRINQLVPDNPERFDWYPCVLGSEGFNSGTHCWDVEVKESFCWILGVTTASNQRKGHRCFNTDVWSVEYEQEGLSEPFGSRIKQKLDRVRVYLDYDRGTVSFSDPVTNTHLHTFTTTFTHTLFPFFSCYPSLRILAFSSQ; this is encoded by the exons ATGGATTCACCAGCtaaatatgattatatttgtCCCGTGTGTCATGAAATCTTCAATGTTCCTGTTATTTTATCATGTAGTCACAGTTTCTGTAAAGACTGTCTTAAGCAGTTCTGGAGAACAAAGAAAACTCAGGAGTGTCCTGTCTGCAGGAGAGCATCAAAACATCAACCTCCAATTAATCTGGCGTTAAAAAACTTGTGTGAGTCGTTCCTGAAGGAGAGAAATGAGAGACATTCATCTGAGGAGATCTGCAGTTTACACAGTGAGAAACTCAAACTCTTCTGTCTGGAGGACAAACAGCCTGCGTGTGTAGTGTGCTTTACTTCACAACAACACGACAATCATAAATTCAGACCCATCAGTGAAGTGGTTTCATCATATAAG GAGGAGCTCAATACAGCACTGAAGTCCTTTCAAGAGAAACTTcaacacaaagaaaacattaaaagagAGTTTGAAAAAACAGTTCATCACATCATG TTTCAAGCTGAGCACACAGAGCATCATATTAAACAGCAGTTTGAGAAGcttcatcagtttctcagagatgaagaagaagctacaatcactgcactgagggaggaagaggagcagaagaagcagatgatgatggagaagctggaggagatgaacagacacatctcagctctttcacacacaatcaAAGACATGGAGGAGATGATGAAAGACAATGACGTCTGCTTTCTGAAG GAGTTTCCAGTCTCAATGGAAAG AGTCCAGAGTTCACAGCCGGATCCACAGATGGCTTCTGGAGCTTTGATTAATGTGCCACGTTACTTGGGCAACCTGCCGTTCAGAGTCTGGAAGAAGATGCAGGACATCGTCCAAAACA CTCCTTTGAttctggatccaaacacagctCATCCAGATCTTGTCCTGTCTGATGATCTGACCAGTGTGAGAAACAGCAGGATCAATCAACTTGTTCCTGATAATCCAGAGAGATTCGACTGGTATCCCTGTGTTCTGGGTTCAGAGGGGTTTAACTCAGGAACACACTGCTGGGATGTGGAGGTTAAAGAGAGTTTCTGCTGGATTCTTGGAGTAACTACAGCATCAAACCAAAGGAAGGGGCATCGTTGCTTTAACACTGATGTCTGGAGTGTGGAGTATGAACAGGAAGGACTGTCTGAACCATTTGGCTCTCGTATTAAACAAAAGCTTGATCGTGTGAGAGTGTATCTGGACTATGACAGAGGAACGGTGTCATTCTCTGATCCTGTAACTAACACACatctacacacattcacaaccaccttcactcacacactctttcCATTCTTTAGTTGTTATCCCTCTCTGAGGATCTTAGCGTTCAGTAGTCAGTAA
- the LOC127509947 gene encoding E3 ubiquitin-protein ligase TRIM69-like isoform X5 codes for MMMEKLEEMNRHISALLHTIKDMEEMMKDNDVCFLKEFPVSMERVQSSQPDPQMASGALINVPRYLGNLPFRVWKKMQDIVQNTPLILDPNTAHPDLVLSDDLTSVRNSRINQLVPDNPERFDWYPCVLGSEGFNSGTHCWDVEVKESFCWILGVTTASNQRKGHRCFNTDVWSVEYEQEGLSEPFGSRIKQKLDRVRVYLDYDRGTVSFSDPVTNTHLHTFTTTFTHTLFPFFSCYPSLRILAFSSQ; via the exons ATGATGATGGAGAAGCTGGAGGAGATGAACAGACACATCTCAGCTCTTTTACACACAATCAAAGACATGGAGGAGATGATGAAAGACAATGACGTCTGCTTTCTGAAG GAGTTTCCAGTCTCAATGGAAAG AGTCCAGAGTTCACAGCCGGATCCACAGATGGCTTCTGGAGCTTTGATTAATGTGCCACGTTACTTGGGCAACCTGCCGTTCAGAGTCTGGAAGAAGATGCAGGACATCGTCCAAAACA CTCCTTTGAttctggatccaaacacagctCATCCAGATCTTGTCCTGTCTGATGATCTGACCAGTGTGAGAAACAGCAGGATCAATCAACTTGTTCCTGATAATCCAGAGAGATTCGACTGGTATCCCTGTGTTCTGGGTTCAGAGGGGTTTAACTCAGGAACACACTGCTGGGATGTGGAGGTTAAAGAGAGTTTCTGCTGGATTCTTGGAGTAACTACAGCATCAAACCAAAGGAAGGGGCATCGTTGCTTTAACACTGATGTCTGGAGTGTGGAGTATGAACAGGAAGGACTGTCTGAACCATTTGGCTCTCGTATTAAACAAAAGCTTGATCGTGTGAGAGTGTATCTGGACTATGACAGAGGAACGGTGTCATTCTCTGATCCTGTAACTAACACACatctacacacattcacaaccaccttcactcacacactctttcCATTCTTTAGTTGTTATCCCTCTCTGAGGATCTTAGCGTTCAGTAGTCAGTAA
- the LOC127509947 gene encoding zinc-binding protein A33-like isoform X2 has product MYSLSEEELSCPMCCEIFKNPVILSCSHSVCKECLQQFWRTKGTHECPVCKRISSHAEPPCNLALKNVCESFLKERNERRSSEEICSLHSEKLKLFCLEDKQPACVVCFTSQQHDNHKFRPISEVASSYKEEINTLLKSLQEKLIHKEKVKGVFEKTVHHIKSQAEHTERQIKQQFDKLHQFLRDEEEATITALREEEEQKKQMMMEKLEEMNRHISALLHTIKDMEEMMKDNDVCFLKEFPVSMERVQSSQPDPQMASGALINVPRYLGNLPFRVWKKMQDIVQNTPLILDPNTAHPDLVLSDDLTSVRNSRINQLVPDNPERFDWYPCVLGSEGFNSGTHCWDVEVKESFCWILGVTTASNQRKGHRCFNTDVWSVEYEQEGLSEPFGSRIKQKLDRVRVYLDYDRGTVSFSDPVTNTHLHTFTTTFTHTLFPFFSCYPSLRILAFSSQ; this is encoded by the exons ATGTATTCACTATCTGAAGAAGAACTTTCTTGTCCCATGTGCTGTGAAATCTTCAAGAATCCTGTTATTTTATCATGTAGTCACAGTGTCTGTAAAGAGTGTCTTCAACAGTTCTGGAGAACCAAGGGAACTCATGAGTGTCCTGTCTGCAAGAGAATATCCTCACATGCTGAACCTCCATGTAATCttgcattaaaaaatgtgtgtgagtCGTTCCTGAAGGAGAGAAATGAAAGGCGTTCATCTGAGGAGATCTGCAGTTTACACAGTGAGAAACTCAAACTCTTCTGTCTGGAGGACAAACAGCCTGCGTGTGTAGTGTGCTTTACTTCACAACAACACGACAATCATAAATTCAGACCCATCAGTGAAGTGGCTTCATCATATAAG GAGGAGATCAATACACTGCTTAAATCCTTACAAGAGAAACTTATACACAAAGAAAAAGTTAAAGGAGTGTTTGAAAAAACAGTTCATCACATCAAG TCTCAAGCTGAGCACACAGAGCGTCAGATTAAACAGCAGTTTGACAAGcttcatcagtttctcagagatgaagaagaagctacaatcactgcactgagggaggaagaggagcagaAGAAGCAGATGATGATGGAGAAGCTGGAGGAGATGAACAGACACATCTCAGCTCTTTTACACACAATCAAAGACATGGAGGAGATGATGAAAGACAATGACGTCTGCTTTCTGAAG GAGTTTCCAGTCTCAATGGAAAG AGTCCAGAGTTCACAGCCGGATCCACAGATGGCTTCTGGAGCTTTGATTAATGTGCCACGTTACTTGGGCAACCTGCCGTTCAGAGTCTGGAAGAAGATGCAGGACATCGTCCAAAACA CTCCTTTGAttctggatccaaacacagctCATCCAGATCTTGTCCTGTCTGATGATCTGACCAGTGTGAGAAACAGCAGGATCAATCAACTTGTTCCTGATAATCCAGAGAGATTCGACTGGTATCCCTGTGTTCTGGGTTCAGAGGGGTTTAACTCAGGAACACACTGCTGGGATGTGGAGGTTAAAGAGAGTTTCTGCTGGATTCTTGGAGTAACTACAGCATCAAACCAAAGGAAGGGGCATCGTTGCTTTAACACTGATGTCTGGAGTGTGGAGTATGAACAGGAAGGACTGTCTGAACCATTTGGCTCTCGTATTAAACAAAAGCTTGATCGTGTGAGAGTGTATCTGGACTATGACAGAGGAACGGTGTCATTCTCTGATCCTGTAACTAACACACatctacacacattcacaaccaccttcactcacacactctttcCATTCTTTAGTTGTTATCCCTCTCTGAGGATCTTAGCGTTCAGTAGTCAGTAA